The sequence below is a genomic window from Paenibacillus sp. DCT19.
AGCGTTATATCATTGATGGTTTCCATGTCGTCCATGGAGGTAAGCTTGCCGCGCTAGAAATAGAGACCGATTCCGGTGTTGCTTATTATATGATTTTGTACAAAGCGGTTCTAACATTGCCCTGTCGTATGGAAGTTCAATATCTGATGGAGCATGAGCGTCCATTCCAGGATCAGTTTGCCATGATTCCAGCTAATCCGCTGGACATGTATCAATATATTGAGGCACTTTATCTAGAGTGGGAGCGGCCTACCCAACTGGCTAAGTTGCATGCCAAAGTGTTATTCCAGCAGTGGGTTTACGCTTTATTGGAGGATTTACATAACCGGTCTATTCAGCCTTTCAAACCGGATTTGGTGACAAGAGCGGTCGAATATATGAACACGCATCTACATGAACCTCTTGGTTTGGACAAGATGGGGCAGGAATTGGAATGTAGTGTGGGGCACTTGTCTAGACTATTTAAACAAAAGTTAAATGTCAGCCCTATTCAATATCTGGCACAGAGACGTGTTGAGAGAGCTGCATACCTAATGACTCATACCGATGCGACGTTGCAACAGATTGCCGAGCAGGTTGGTTATCCAGACGCCCATTCACTGAGTAGGAGCTTCAAGAAGATCCAGGGACTTTCACCTCTGCAATACAAAAAGAAACAGCGTATGAATGGAGCCAAACAAGCGATTACTTTTCAAAAAAAGCATGATTTGCCCCATTTGATGCAAGAAAATGCCCTTCAACCTCTTAATTCTCACCTTTATAATGATATTGATTATCAATATCATAAGAATGTTGGAGGGGAATTATTTATGCAAGGAAAATTTAAAATGACAGCATTGTCGATGTTGCTATGTTTCACGCTTTTGCTCGCGGCTTGTTCAAGTCCTGCACCGTCTGCAAGCAATACGCAACCAGCAACGACTACGTCTACGGCACAATCCAGTAATCAGGCAACGACGGACGGAAAATCAGCTACGTCCGCAGAGACGCGGACAGTGTCAACGTTGCGAGGTGATGTTGTCATTCCAGCCAATCCGCAGCGTGTAGCCTCAGATCAATATATGGGATACTTGTTGAAGCTCGGCATCATCCCTATCGGTGTGAGAACATTT
It includes:
- a CDS encoding AraC family transcriptional regulator; amino-acid sequence: MNLNDHILLWNHVFIKILDVRKNTLEPGEKLSHYQLPASTYLYMIDGTARVRMDQQRYIIDGFHVVHGGKLAALEIETDSGVAYYMILYKAVLTLPCRMEVQYLMEHERPFQDQFAMIPANPLDMYQYIEALYLEWERPTQLAKLHAKVLFQQWVYALLEDLHNRSIQPFKPDLVTRAVEYMNTHLHEPLGLDKMGQELECSVGHLSRLFKQKLNVSPIQYLAQRRVERAAYLMTHTDATLQQIAEQVGYPDAHSLSRSFKKIQGLSPLQYKKKQRMNGAKQAITFQKKHDLPHLMQENALQPLNSHLYNDIDYQYHKNVGGELFMQGKFKMTALSMLLCFTLLLAACSSPAPSASNTQPATTTSTAQSSNQATTDGKSATSAETRTVSTLRGDVVIPANPQRVASDQYMGYLLKLGIIPIGVRTFMLNESWIEKSGISEDIIAGIEDLGGEFPMNLEKLVSLEPDLIIGSIDKNIEDYEKIATTVFLPYWEGETTSGPLEKLRRIAGVFGKEQEAEKWITAYQEDVEEAKQQIDGIIKEGETVSIVQVGNKALYVMAAEGGNYGSSTIYDMLKLPPTQQALDMKEGFVNISLEVLPEFIGDHVFIYGSQDEGLMKY